One stretch of Oncorhynchus keta strain PuntledgeMale-10-30-2019 chromosome 18, Oket_V2, whole genome shotgun sequence DNA includes these proteins:
- the LOC118397529 gene encoding 2-hydroxyacyl-CoA lyase 2 yields the protein MEIAIALGCSVGFTFGGLVFVAYKLGLLYQLFLHKTETQSPRHGGESVAEVLRAHGVKFVFTLVGGHISPILVACEKLGIRIVDTRHEATAVFAADAVARLSGTVGVAAVTAGPGLTNTVTAVKNAQMAESPLLLIGGAAATLLQGRGALQDIDQMSLFKPLCKFCASVRSVREIVPTMRKALAIAQSGTPGPVFIEFPIDTLYPFHLVSKEFGVKNPPKGLMGKVVTWYLHNHLKNLFAGAWETRDASPLPVHIPQATDDQVQKCIELVSRAKKPVILLGSQATLPPTPTDDIRVALESLGIPCFLGGMSRGMLGRNSPLHIRQNRKSALMDADLVLLAGTVCDFRLSYGRVLNRRSKIIAVNRDKTQLLKNSDMFWKPNVAIQGDAGSFLLRLSKGLVGHKCPEDWPQRLKAGEVTKEKANRGKADEKTDCHLNPLSVLHRVDELMADDSIIVADGGDFVGSAAYIMRPRGPLRWLDPGAFGTLGVGGGFALGAKLCRPESEVWIIYGDGSLGYSVAEFDTFTRHKTPVIALVGNDACWSQIAREQVPILGSNVACGLAFTDYHIVADGYGGKGTLIGREDEDKLDDIIKEAQKETREGRATLLNVLIGKTNFREGSISV from the exons ATGGAGATTGCCATTGCGCTGGGGTGCTCTGTTGGTTTTACCTTCGGTGGACTAGTATTTGTAGCGTATAAACTTGGTTTACTGTATCAGTTGTTTCTTCATAAG ACTGAGACTCAGAGCCCTCGCCATGGtggggagagtgtggcagaggtTCTGCGTGCCCATGGGGTTAAATTTGTCTTCACCCTGGTGGGGGGGCACATCTCGCCCATCTTGGTGGCCTGCGAGAAGCTGGGCATCCGCATCGTGGACACCAGGCATGAGGCTACTGCTGTCTTTGCAGCTGATGCTGTAGCTAGGCTCTCAG GCACTGTAGGTGTAGCTGCAGTGACTGCTGGCCCAGGCCTGACTAACACAGTCACAGCAGTGAAGAACGCTCAGATGGCCGAGTCTCCACTGCTTCTCATAGGGGGAGCTGCTGCAACACTACTTCAG GGTAGAGGAGCGCTGCAGGACATTGACCAAATGTCCCTGTTCAAGCCGCTGTGTAAGTTCTGCGCCTCGGTGAGGAGTGTGAGGGAGATCGTCCCCACGATGAGGAAGGCCCTGGCCATCGCCCAGTCTGGAACTCCAGGCCCTGTGTTCATAGAGTTCCCCATTGACACACTCTACCCCTTCCACCTGGTGTCCAAAGAGTTCGGAGTGAAAAACCCTCCCAAGGGACTAATGGGGAAAGTTGTCACTTG GtacctccacaatcacctaaaGAACTTGTTTGCTGGGGCCTGGGAAACCAGAGATGCTTCACCTCTCCCTGTGCACATCCCTCAGGCCACAGACGATCAG GTACAAAAGTGTATAGAGCTGGTGAGCAGAGCCAAGAAGCCTGTTATCCTACTGGGGAGCCAAGCAACCCTACCTCCAACACCTACAGACGACATCAG GGTAGCCCTGGAGTCCCTGGGTATCCCTTGCTTTCTGGGGGGAATGTCCCGTGGCATGCTGGGTAGGAACAGTCCCTTGCACATCAGACAGAACAGGAAAAGTGCCCTAATGGACGCAGACCTTGTGCTGTTAGCAG GAACTGTATGTGACTTCCGATTAAGCTACGGCAGAGTGCTGAACAGGCGCAGCAAGATCATTGCTGTCAACAGAGATAAGACTCAACTTCTGAAGAACTCTGACATGTTCTGGAAGCCCAATGTGGCCATTCAGG GAGATGCAGGCTCCTTCCTACTCCGTCTCTCCAAAGGCCTCGTGGGCCACAAATGTCCCGAGGACTGGCCACAGAGGCTCAAAGCAGGAGAAGTCACCAAAGAGAAGGCTAATCG GGGGAAGGCTGATGAGAAGACTGACTGCCACCTGAACCCCCTGAGTGTCCTGCACCGTGTGGATGAGTTGATGGCTGACGACAGCATCATAGTGGCGGATGGGGGCGACTTCGTGGGCAGTGCTGCATACATCATGAGACCAAGGGGCCCACTCCGCTGGCTGGATCCAG GAGCATTTGGAACCCTTGGTGTTGGAGGAGGGTTTGCTCTGGGAGCCAAGCTGTGTCGGCCTGAGTCAGAG GTGTGGATTATCTATGGCGATGGATCCCTGGGATACAGTGTTGCAGAATTTGACACTTTTACCAGACACAAG acgCCAGTAATTGCTCTGGTGGGGAACGATGCCTGTTGGAGCCAGATCGCCAGGGAGCAGGTTCCCATCCTGGGCAGCAACGTGGCCTGTGGCCTGGCCTTCACAG ATTACCACATAGTTGCAGATGGTTATGGAGGCAAGGGCACCCTTATTGGTCGCGAGGATGAGGACAAGCTGGATGACATCATAAAAGAGGCACAGAAGGAGACCCGAGAGGGGAGAGCCACACTACTCAATGTTCTCATAGGGAAGACCAACTTCAGAGAGGGTTCCATCTCTGTGTAG